In Macadamia integrifolia cultivar HAES 741 chromosome 12, SCU_Mint_v3, whole genome shotgun sequence, the following are encoded in one genomic region:
- the LOC122057794 gene encoding 40S ribosomal protein S8-like — MGISRDSMHKRRATGGKKKAWRKKRKYELGRQPANTKLSSNKTVRRIRVRGGNVKWRALRLDTGNYSWGSEAVTRKTRILDVVYNASNNELVRTQTLVKSAIIQVDAAPFKQWYLQHYGVDIGRKKKASAKKETTEEGEAPVEETKKSNHVQRKLEKRLQDHKLDHHIEEQFGSGRLLACIASRPGQCGRCDGYILEGKELEFYMKKIQRKKGKGAAA; from the exons ATGG GTATCTCTCGGGACTCCATGCACAAGAGGCGTGCCACTGGTGGCAAGAAGAAGgcatggaggaagaagagaaa GTATGAACTTGGGCGCCAGCCAGCCAACACTAAACTTTCGAGCAACAAGACTGTCCGGAGAATCCGTGTTAGAGGAGGCAATGTGAAATGGAGGGCCCTCAGGTTGGATACAGGAAATTACTCATGGGGAAGTGAGGCTGTCACCCGGAAGACACGTATCCTTGATGTGGTCTACAATGCCTCTAACAATGAACTTGTCCGGACGCAGACCCTAGTAAAGAGTGCAATTATTCAGGTTGATGCCGCTCCATTTAAGCAATGGTATCTTCAGCACTATGGTGTTGATATCGGTAGGAAGAAGAAGGCATCTGCCAAGAAGGAAACAACTGAG GAAGGAGAAGCTCCTGTAGAGGAAACAAAGAAGAGCAACCATGTTCAGAGGAAGCTAGAGAAGCGTCTTCAAGATCATAAACTTGACCACCATATTGAAGAGCAATTTGGCAGTGGGAGGTTGTTGGCTTGCATCGCTTCTCGCCCTGGGCAATGTGGTCGATGTGATGG GTACATATTGGAAGGGAAGGAGCTGGAGTTCTATATGAAGAAGATCCAGAGGAAGAAAGGCAAGGGTGCTGCCGCTTAA
- the LOC122057795 gene encoding 40S ribosomal protein S8 — translation MGISRDSMHKRRATGGKKKAWRKKRKYELGRQPANTKLSSNKTVRRIRVRGGNVKWRALRLDTGNYSWGSEAVTRKTRILDVVYNASNNELVRTQTLVKSAIIQVDAAPFKQWYLQHYGVDIGRKKKASAKKETTEEGEAPVEETKKSNHVQRKLEKRLQDHKLDPHIEEQFGSGRLLACIASRPGQCGRCDGYILEGKELEFYMKKIQRKKGKGAAA, via the exons ATGG GTATCTCTCGGGACTCCATGCACAAGAGGCGTGCCACTGGTGGCAAGAAGAAGgcatggaggaagaagagaaa GTATGAACTTGGGCGCCAGCCAGCCAACACTAAACTTTCGAGCAACAAGACTGTCCGGAGAATCCGTGTTAGAGGAGGCAATGTGAAATGGAGGGCCCTCAGGTTGGATACAGGAAATTACTCATGGGGAAGTGAGGCTGTCACCCGTAAGACACGTATCCTTGACGTGGTCTACAATGCCTCTAACAATGAACTTGTCCGGACGCAGACCCTAGTAAAGAGTGCAATTATTCAGGTTGATGCTGCTCCATTTAAGCAATGGTACCTTCAGCACTATGGTGTTGATATTGGTAGGAAGAAGAAGGCTTCTGCCAAGAAGGAAACAACTGAG GAAGGAGAAGCTCCTGTAGAGGAAACAAAGAAGAGCAACCATGTTCAGAGGAAGCTAGAGAAGCGTCTTCAAGATCATAAACTTGACCCCCATATTGAAGAGCAATTTGGCAGTGGGAGGTTGTTGGCTTGCATCGCTTCTCGCCCTGGGCAGTGTGGTAGATGTGATGG GTACATATTGGAAGGGAAGGAGCTGGAGTTCTATATGAAGAAGATCCAGAGGAAGAAAGGCAAGGGTGCTGCTGCTTAA